The Vibrio fortis DNA segment AAAACCATTGAAAAACTTGAGAGCATTCAAGGCACTGAAGCAAACCTTCGTTTAGGTCATCTCACTGCATTCTCTCCTAAAAGCATTGATGAGCTGGCGAAACTGTATATCGCTCACCCGAAAGCTAAACTGGTTGCAGGCGGTACCGATTTAGCGCTCGAAGTCACGCAATTTCACCGTGAGATCGAAACCCTTATCAGCGTCAATCTTGTCGAAGACATGAAACTGTGTGAAGAAACCGACACTGACCTTATCATCGGTGCCAACCTTCCAATCAGCGACGCCTACTCACTTCTGAAAAAGCACTACCCCGACTTTGGCGAGCTACTTCACCGTTTTGCGTCACTGCAAGTACGTAACCAAGGCACTATTGGCGGCAACGTAGCTAATGCCTCCCCTATCGGTGATACGCCTCCTCTACTGATTGCGTTAGATGCGAAGATCAAACTACGTTGTGGCGATGAATCACGCACTATGCCAATCGAAGACTACTTCATCAGCTATAAAGTCACAGCTCAAAAAGAGAGTGAGTTTATCGAGCAGATCATCATACCTAAGCCGAGCAGCGATAGTTTCCGCGCTTACAAGCTCTCAAAACGTCTAGATGATGACATCTCAGCCGTGTGTGGCGCCTTCGACATTCAGGTCGAAGAAGGCAAGGTAACACACGCTCGCATCGCCTTTGGCGGTATGGCTGCAACGCCTAAGCGCGCCGCTCGTTGTGAAAATACGTTATTAGGCAGCCCTTGGACAGACGCTACAATTAAAGAAGCGATGCAGGAACTGTATCAAGACTTCGAGCCACTCTCTGATTTTCGAGCGAGCCAAGAGTACCGTTCACTGTCGGCCGCCAATATGTTGCGCCGTTACTTCATTGAACAGCAGAACAAGCACAATCAAATCGAAACAAGGGTAACGTCTTATGTCTAACAAAAACAAACAGGCGATGACCCACGAAGAGATGGTGACCATCGCAAAACAAGATCTAAAAACTGGCGTGGGTAAAAGCGTTAAACACGACAGTGCACCAAAGCAAGTAACGGGCGAAGCGGTATACATCGATGACCGTTTAGAGTTCCCAAATCAACTCCACGTTTACGCGCGTCTGAGCACACAAGCGCACGCAAAGATTACCAAGATCGACGTGTCGCCATGTTACGAATTTGACGGCGTAGCCATTGCCATTCAAGCCAAAGACGTACCGGGTGAACTGGATATCGGCGCGATTCTTCCGGGTGATCCGTTACTGGCTGACGGCAAAGTGGAATATTACGGTCAACCTGTGATTGCCGTAGCCGCCAACGATTTAGAAACCGCTCGCAAAGCCGCACACGCCGCCATTATTGAATACGAAGAGCTGCCAGCGATTCTGGATGTCAAAGAAGCGTTGGCAAAAGAGCACTTCGTGACAGAGAGCCATACACAACAACGCGGCGACTCCAAAGCTGCGTTAGCCAAAGCGAAACATGTGATATCTGGCGATCTTGAGATCGGCGGGCAAGAACACTTCTATCTTGAAACTCAAGTCAGTAGCGTAATGCCAACCGAAGACGGCGGGATGATTGTTTACACCTCGACACAAAACCCGACCGAAGTACAAAAATTGGTTGCAGAAGTGCTAGGTGTGCCAATGCACAAAGTAGTGATTGATATGCGCCGCATGGGTGGTGGCTTTGGTGGTAAAGAAACCCAAGCCGCGTCTCCTGCTTGTATTGCTGCAGTGATTGCGAGTCTAACGGGTCGACCAACCAAAATGCGTCTATTGCGCAATGAAGATATGCAGCAAACGGGTAAGCGTCATCCATTCTACAACCAATACACGGTTGGTTTTGACGACAACGGCGTGATTCAAGGTGCCGATATTACCGTAGCAGGTAACTGTGGCTACTCACCTGACCTTTCGAGCTCGATTGTTGACCGTGCGATGTTCCACTCAGACAACGCCTACTACCTTGGCGATGCAACCGTCGTTGGACACCGCTGCAAAACCAACACTGCATCCAACACCGCTTACCGTGGTTTCGGCGGCCCTCAAGGCATGATGACCATTGAACACATCATGGATGAGATCGCTCGTTACCTGAAAAAAGATCCATTGGAAGTACGTAAGGCGAACTATTACGGCGAAGAAGGCCGCAACGTGACCCATTACTACCAAACCGTTGAAGACAACTTTCTTCCTGAGATAACCGAACAGCTTGAACGCAGCAGTGACTATCACGCTCGCCGTAAAGAAATTGATGAGTTCAACAAGCAAAGTCCTATCTTAAAAAAAGGCTTGGCAATCACTCCGGTGAAATTCGGCATCTCGTTTACCGCAACTTTCTTGAACCAAGCTGGTGCACTTATCCATATCTACACCGATGGCAGTATTCATTTGAATCACGGTGGTACGGAAATGGGCCAAGGCTTGAACATCAAAGTGGCGCAAATCGTTGCAGAGGAGTTCCAAGTCGATGTCGAACGTATCCAGATCACCGCTACAAACACAGACAAAGTTCCGAACACATCACCAACCGCGGCCTCATCGGGCGCCGACCTCAATGGTAAAGCCGCGCAAAACGCCGCAATAACCATCAAGCAACGACTGATCGACTTTGCAGCTTCGCACTTCAAAGTCTCGCAAGAAGAGGTAGTGTTCAAGAACGGTATGGTACAGGTCCGCGACGAGATCATGACCTTCAACGCGTTTGTCGAACTGGCTTGGTTTAACCAAATCTCGCTCTCCAGCACTGGCTTCTACCGCACTCCAAAGATCTATTACGATCACGAAAAAGCGCGCGGTCGTCCGTTCTATTACTACGCCTACGGCGCGTCATGTTCTGAAGTGATCATCGATACGCTTACAGGTGAGAACAAGATTCTACGCGTCGATATTCTGCATGACGTAGGCGCTTCACTGAATCCTGCTATCGATATCGGCCAAGTGGAAGGTGGCTTTGTGCAAGGCGCAGGCTGGCTGACTACCGAAGAGTTGGTATGGAATGAGCAAGGTCGTCTAATGACCAACGGCCCTGCAAGTTACAAGATCCCAGCAATTGCCGATATGCCGATCGATTTCAGAACACATCTATTGGAAAACCGCAGTAACCCTGAAGACACTGTGTTCAATTCAAAAGCGGTAGGTGAACCGCCGTTTATGCTAGGGATGTCGGTGTGGAGTGCACTCAAAGACGCCATTAACTCGGTGGCGGTCGATGGCGCCATTCCGAAACTGAATACACCTGCGACACCAGAGCGCATTCTGATGGCCGTTCAAGCCGTTTCAGAGCCCGCAAAGGCGTCGGTAGACAGTGAACAAGAGACTGCGTAGTGATTAACATCATCAAGGTGTGACAAACAGGTAACAAGGACACTCGCCAGTCCGCAGTATTGAGCAGGAAGCTCTTTAGGCTGGCGTAAGAAGCATCAAGTTGGAGCTTTTGGAGGAAGTATGTTTAAGGATAATTGGATTCACGAACTGGCAAAACTGGAAGAGAACTACGAACCTTGCGTCATGGTGACGGTTCTTGAAGACAGAGGCTCTGTTCCTCGTGATGCTGGAACAAAAATGCTGGTCACCCGCGATCGTATCATTGCGACCATTGGCGGCGGCCACCT contains these protein-coding regions:
- the xdhA gene encoding xanthine dehydrogenase small subunit — protein: MITFLLNQEIRHEDNLSPNMTVLDYLRTHVNKTGTKEGCGSGDCGACTVVLGEVVNGQLQYRSVNSCLTFVSALHGKQLITVEDLQNRDRSLHPVQQAVVDFHGSQCGYCTPGFIMSMFALGKNKPNASKEDVMESLAGNLCRCTGYRPIVDAAMSLSTDQPLIDQFAELERKTIEKLESIQGTEANLRLGHLTAFSPKSIDELAKLYIAHPKAKLVAGGTDLALEVTQFHREIETLISVNLVEDMKLCEETDTDLIIGANLPISDAYSLLKKHYPDFGELLHRFASLQVRNQGTIGGNVANASPIGDTPPLLIALDAKIKLRCGDESRTMPIEDYFISYKVTAQKESEFIEQIIIPKPSSDSFRAYKLSKRLDDDISAVCGAFDIQVEEGKVTHARIAFGGMAATPKRAARCENTLLGSPWTDATIKEAMQELYQDFEPLSDFRASQEYRSLSAANMLRRYFIEQQNKHNQIETRVTSYV
- the xdhB gene encoding xanthine dehydrogenase molybdopterin binding subunit, which produces MSNKNKQAMTHEEMVTIAKQDLKTGVGKSVKHDSAPKQVTGEAVYIDDRLEFPNQLHVYARLSTQAHAKITKIDVSPCYEFDGVAIAIQAKDVPGELDIGAILPGDPLLADGKVEYYGQPVIAVAANDLETARKAAHAAIIEYEELPAILDVKEALAKEHFVTESHTQQRGDSKAALAKAKHVISGDLEIGGQEHFYLETQVSSVMPTEDGGMIVYTSTQNPTEVQKLVAEVLGVPMHKVVIDMRRMGGGFGGKETQAASPACIAAVIASLTGRPTKMRLLRNEDMQQTGKRHPFYNQYTVGFDDNGVIQGADITVAGNCGYSPDLSSSIVDRAMFHSDNAYYLGDATVVGHRCKTNTASNTAYRGFGGPQGMMTIEHIMDEIARYLKKDPLEVRKANYYGEEGRNVTHYYQTVEDNFLPEITEQLERSSDYHARRKEIDEFNKQSPILKKGLAITPVKFGISFTATFLNQAGALIHIYTDGSIHLNHGGTEMGQGLNIKVAQIVAEEFQVDVERIQITATNTDKVPNTSPTAASSGADLNGKAAQNAAITIKQRLIDFAASHFKVSQEEVVFKNGMVQVRDEIMTFNAFVELAWFNQISLSSTGFYRTPKIYYDHEKARGRPFYYYAYGASCSEVIIDTLTGENKILRVDILHDVGASLNPAIDIGQVEGGFVQGAGWLTTEELVWNEQGRLMTNGPASYKIPAIADMPIDFRTHLLENRSNPEDTVFNSKAVGEPPFMLGMSVWSALKDAINSVAVDGAIPKLNTPATPERILMAVQAVSEPAKASVDSEQETA